CCTGTTTCTGCTATTTTTCCTTCGTCTCCGTGATGTTTGAAGGTGTTTTAGGTGGCCTGccaatcctagaacaaccctgcatgcgcttgccctgacgggATCTCTCTCAAGCGAGTATTCATCGGACTTCGCTGGTTTACTCGacgaaccagtctgaccggtcccctagaccggtctaaccgccccACGCAGGATGCGCTGCATCGAGCCCCTCGCGCTGCGTGATCGTGTGCCTTCGTGTGTTGGCCTTGAATTTGCGAAATCAGTTTTAAAATGCAGATGTGGGTTGTTAAAGAATGTTGCATCAAACCGCGGCATATGCTGGTGCTTTTTTTTTGCCTTATGTGAAATTCTAGTTTATTTGTGAGATTCGATAAATTTCAGTTGTTGTAGGTCACTACATTGCTACATCTCTGTCTCATTTCTCTGACCGCAAACAGTGCTGAATtctacctttttttttctctcacacgCCTTCCGTCATTCAGTGGATTATTACAGATTTGTTAGAATGTCTACTCGAACAAGGCTTCAGTCAGCCTGCTAGTTCGCAAAGCAGTTGATGAAGATCTGCCATGCTCCGCTATTGCTGGACTGGATATTTGTGTCTTTTCCTAACCAATAAATCCACGGCAAATATATTTAATTGTCAGTTTTACCTACATATATGTGGCTCGCACAGTTTATGGGTTAACTTTACCTGTACACAGATTGGTACTCTATTGGCCTTGAGATATCGCATATGGTATCGACAAAATATGAgtaaagaataaaaaaaaaagatacataGTTAATTCCACATGTTCCATCATTCGGCGTTTCATCATTGGCCAGAAGATCCAGAATTTCACAGCTTTTGGCTAGCTGCTCTGGAGTCAAAGTCAACAGTATTTGTTTATCAACGTTGTACCTCGACCCCCTTGGTATATATAAACGTTTACCAACAGTTGCCAAGGAGCAGACCACTCTTCTCTCTGCCATTGCTTTCTTGGTAAGTTCTATTCCTGCTTAGCTTCTTTGTGCACAAGGTAAATCATGTGTGAAGATTGGTATCGATGGCCAATAGTTTTTTGGTAGATGTCAAAGTATTTGTCCAAATTACAAGCATTTCGTGGTAACAGTTTCAATCTGTTGTCCCCTTCCCCCTAACATGTTTATTTGTTAGACATATTCTTTGTGAATGTTAAGCGAAAGAGTTTTCCTCTCAGGAAGAAGATCCAACATAAGTGTGCGCGAAGATGTCTGATGACATGGATTTTAAACTCCACGTTCTTGAAGACATAACGGACAACTTTTCGGAGAAGTACAGAGTTGGTAGTGGTGGGTATGGAGATGTTTACAGGGTACGAGTACTCATTATATTTTCTGTAGGATTTAATGATAAACAACTACGGACTGGAAGTTCTGATCTATATCAACAAGTGGTTTTGGCAGGGGTTGTACAATGGCAAAGAGATTGCAGTGAAGAAGCTTCATCAGTTGCAAGGGCTTGATGATAAGGAATTTGACAATGAATTCCGTAACCTTCGCAAGGTCCACCATGAGAATGTGGTAAAGCTGGTTGGCTACTGTTACGAATTAAAGAAAAAATATGTTGAACACAAAGGGAGCACAATTTTAGCCACAGTTATGGAGCGTATTCTCTGCTTCGAATATATGCATGGTGGAACTATTGATAACTACATAAAAGGTATGATGATTGATGGAACTCGGTATTACCCACTTGGCCACTTTTTAGCATACGAACATAAGTGATTTCTCGCTTTAaatgtttttatttttaaattttgcagATGACTCTTGTGATCTTGATTGGCCCACATGTTACCAAATTATCAAAGGAACATGTGAGGGCATAAATCATCTTCATACTGCCTACGAGAAACCTATTTTGCATATGGACTTAAAACCTGCTAATATTTTGCTGGACAAGAATAAGAAGGCCAAAATTGCAGATCTTGGTTTGTCTAAACTCGTTGCTTCAACAAAAACCTATAAAACAGAGATTCTCAAAGGGACACAGTAAGTTTTAAGCCAGATATCTGGTAGTTCTTTAACACAGTTCTGTGTGTATATACTTCACTAACCATATGATACTGATGATACGATGCAGCGGCTACATGCCACCAGAATATGTGGATAGTGGTTTTGTATCAAAAAAGTTTGATGTCTTCAGTCTTGGAGTTATAATTATAAAACTATTGGATGGAAATTTGGGTCGCACCCGTTCTTCTCAAATGAGCACCGAACAGTATATTCAGCATgtacgaaaaattatgacgaATTATTGACATTTTTCACATAATTTTATATATGTATTCTTGTTTGATGTTTATAATTTCCTAACTTTATGTGACGATTAAACAGGTTTGTGAAAACTGGAAGAAAAGGCTGCAGGAAATGCCCAGGCATCCATATAAGGAAGTAGGAAGCCTACAAGTGAAGAAATGTGTCCAAATAGCCTTAAGATGTGTGGAAGATGACAGGAACAAAAGGCCTTCTTTAAAGGATGTTGTTGATGAGCTGGAACAATTAGAAGCAGAAATTAAGAAATTATTACTACCATCTGTTGAGTCGAACGATCTGATTGTCCAGGTACACAGTCATTCCAATCGAATACAGATGCACATACATGATTAAGATGCACCATTATTTGTACGAAAATTTAAGAAAAAACAAATGTTTTGCTTTTTTTGCGGGGAAAAGAGAGCTTTATTTATTAACTAGATAGAAGGGTTACAATCGTTTGCAATGGTGAACAAATGTTTTGTGTTATAGATATTTTATGAAATAAAATGTTTATAGATGAGAACGACTTCCACGGCTGCGTCCGATGAAAAAACAGTGGCGGTGATTCAACGTCAGAAAACCAACAACCTTTGACTTCGACCAACGGCGTTAGCTGGGGCACGCACATGTTTCTGACACATGATAGGCTGCTGGGTAGCTGCGGGTGGCTGGGTCGCGGGTACGGTGTCCTTTATCTCAGCTAGAACATCAGTCCCGCTTTGCGCGCCCTATCATGAAACGTATAAACGAAAGCAAATTTCAAATATATCCTTTGCATAATAAAGCAGTTTGTTTCAATTGCATTGATGTATTATAACCATTGAAGAGACCGGTGTATGCTAAATTGAGGAGTGATGCCATGATCTGGCCCTAGAGACGGTCTCacacaaagaaaaaaatcataacCTTTTCATATGATCTTGGATGAATACAAACTTTATACTAAAACTGTAGAGCTTGACGatatctaaaattttatagttgaTAACTTTTATATTTAAGGTCATTTAATGGTCAAAAATTTTATAAGTTCTCTAATTTTAAAATCTACAAGTTTTTATTTGTTTTCAAACAACCTCGGATGTAGAGTAGtttcatatcaaaattgtagtGGTAAGATCTAAAACTTTATATTTTATACAATAATCATTTAAGACCATTTAGAATCACAATGCAAGATCATTTACTAGTTATGACCCATATGTGGCTACGACTATACActatctcatacaactcaacTTATGTTTCGAAGTTTCCACAATCTTAACTTTTATATAcattaaaatttatttgacatATTTTGTTAtatctatagttcacaatatcaatagtgtagaagtttcactttttatttgttctgctatatttaaatatttaaatgaattttcaaaataaactaaaaaacTTTTTTAGGGGTGTGTGATGACATCACCTGCCCCTAGAAATGGACTTCTAGCAGTAGGTGATGGCGTCACTACCCCCACAAATCGAGTTCAGAGTTAATATATAAGAATAGCATATCTCATAGTGTTACAAGTGGTTGTGCAATATGGTGGAAAGTACGGTACGCTTGAGGTAAGCGGTTCGAACCCCGATTTACACAaacatgcatattttgtccaaaAAATAGTACCACGGTAGTAGGGGGGCTTGTGGTGGTGGCCAGTTGGGTGTGatacttt
This genomic interval from Panicum virgatum strain AP13 chromosome 8K, P.virgatum_v5, whole genome shotgun sequence contains the following:
- the LOC120644842 gene encoding cysteine-rich receptor-like protein kinase 28, with amino-acid sequence MSDDMDFKLHVLEDITDNFSEKYRVGSGGYGDVYRGLYNGKEIAVKKLHQLQGLDDKEFDNEFRNLRKVHHENVVKLVGYCYELKKKYVEHKGSTILATVMERILCFEYMHGGTIDNYIKDDSCDLDWPTCYQIIKGTCEGINHLHTAYEKPILHMDLKPANILLDKNKKAKIADLGLSKLVASTKTYKTEILKGTHGYMPPEYVDSGFVSKKFDVFSLGVIIIKLLDGNLGRTRSSQMSTEQYIQHVCENWKKRLQEMPRHPYKEVGSLQVKKCVQIALRCVEDDRNKRPSLKDVVDELEQLEAEIKKLLLPSVESNDLIVQRSCDSNVLAVDPTMELRFLFEPRKDVSCCLQLTNMTDGFLAFNIKIDKTKYTTQPSKGMIPPCSKRYVSVTLLAQDDALPSKQCNDMFLVQSANVGKDLTTNEINEDFFKEAMKGKVVDVVKLPIVYVALDQISCS